Proteins encoded within one genomic window of Halodesulfurarchaeum formicicum:
- a CDS encoding 4Fe-4S ferredoxin N-terminal domain-containing protein, with protein MTDKIDTDDIDDVVGDILADVDADETLGKQMATDARRVSAGELSRAEFEDRYAEDVAEEFGTDLTGGTAGASMPGTPSVMDQASRRSVLKAAGVAAVGAAAVGAGVSSNNAAAQSDSGSSVQRGMVLDTETCIKCLSCVEACKEENHTPEGHFWMEVHRYQRADEEYDGPTDCDSLQRPCQHCEDAPCIEVCPNNSRFKTENGRTVCDYDTCLGCKYCEVACPYHVNSFVGTGVPEYLDGPFEGQRRDAEGHWLAGTPPEGSCSKCTFCIHREWDDELRGTTACEEACPVDAIHFGDLNDPESAPNQYLEDYDESETFKARSEVSDPNVIYVGDEPEGVEVEPVPGPTTHQDLGLEESEPTGH; from the coding sequence ATGACTGACAAGATAGACACAGACGACATCGACGACGTGGTCGGGGACATCCTCGCGGACGTCGACGCAGACGAGACACTCGGGAAACAGATGGCCACGGACGCCCGCCGGGTCTCGGCGGGTGAACTCTCCCGGGCCGAATTCGAGGACCGGTACGCCGAGGACGTGGCCGAGGAGTTCGGCACGGACCTCACCGGCGGCACGGCCGGCGCTTCGATGCCGGGTACCCCCTCGGTCATGGACCAGGCCTCGCGGCGATCCGTGCTGAAAGCCGCCGGTGTGGCCGCTGTGGGAGCCGCGGCCGTGGGCGCGGGCGTGTCTTCGAACAACGCCGCTGCGCAGTCCGATTCGGGCAGTTCCGTCCAGCGCGGGATGGTGCTGGACACGGAAACCTGCATCAAGTGTCTCTCCTGTGTGGAGGCCTGCAAGGAGGAGAACCACACGCCGGAGGGCCACTTCTGGATGGAGGTCCACCGCTATCAGCGGGCCGACGAGGAGTACGATGGGCCCACGGACTGTGACTCCCTGCAGCGACCCTGTCAGCACTGTGAGGACGCCCCGTGTATCGAGGTCTGTCCGAACAACTCCCGGTTCAAGACCGAGAACGGCCGGACGGTCTGTGATTATGACACCTGTCTGGGCTGCAAGTACTGTGAGGTCGCCTGCCCGTATCACGTGAACTCGTTTGTCGGGACCGGCGTCCCCGAGTACCTGGACGGCCCGTTCGAGGGCCAGCGCCGGGACGCGGAGGGCCACTGGCTCGCCGGTACGCCGCCGGAGGGCTCCTGCAGCAAGTGTACCTTCTGCATCCACCGCGAGTGGGACGACGAACTCCGCGGTACGACCGCCTGTGAGGAGGCCTGTCCGGTCGACGCGATTCACTTCGGGGACCTCAACGACCCCGAGAGCGCGCCGAACCAGTACCTCGAAGACTACGACGAGTCCGAGACGTTCAAGGCCCGTTCGGAGGTCTCGGATCCGAACGTGATCTACGTCGGCGACGAGCCGGAAGGGGTCGAAGTCGAACCGGTCCCGGGCCCGACCACACACCAGGACCTCGGCCTGGAGGAGTCCGAACCGACAGGGCACTGA